The following are from one region of the Magallana gigas chromosome 6, xbMagGiga1.1, whole genome shotgun sequence genome:
- the LOC136276589 gene encoding uncharacterized protein, which yields MPKDQILYYLNPLGESSYRLLRIEEKWKNLLFGRENLGISENPTEWFVHSKKHARQTDSTSCGVFVLKFLECMLAGEENLDIDITGRILDTRKSIGQVLLKNSDDLEQYCRYCYTKESEERGTLVCCRQCTGSKYFHVKCECSLHPAAKGNNGQNNSSMEYQLRKNPTKIYMYLKSTVKKLARYYIISKTAIGP from the exons ATGCCAAAGGATCAGATCCTATACTACTTAAATCCACTTGGAGAATCATCGTACCGATTACTGCGAATTGAAGAAAAGTGGAA AAACTTGTTATTTGGAAGAGAAAATTTAGGCATATCAGAGAATCCAACAGAGTGGTTTGTCCATAGCAAAAAGCATGCTCGTCAAACAGATTCCACATCATGCGGTGTTTTTGTCTTAAAG TTCCTTGAATGTATGCTTGCCGGGGAGGAGAATTTAGATATTGATATTACCGGAAGAATATTGGACACAAGAAAGTCCATTGGAcaagttcttttaaaaaacagtg atgatttaGAACAGTATTGCAGATATTGTTATACAAAAGAGTCTGAAGAAAGAGGGACACTg GTTTGCTGTAGGCAATGCACTGGATCCAAATATTTCCATGTCAAATGTGAATGTTCCTTGCATCCTGCTGCAAAAGGAAATAATGGCCAGaacaat tCTAGTATGGAATACCAGTTGAGAAAAAATCCCACTAAG atatacatgtacctcaagTCAACAGTCAAGAAACTTGCCAGATACTACATCATCTCCAAAACAGCCATTGGACCATAG